One genomic segment of Natrialbaceae archaeon AArc-T1-2 includes these proteins:
- a CDS encoding 30S ribosomal protein S6e translates to MASFTVVVGDPDSGMAHQLEADDQDANRFMGKSIGDEVDGGAVGLDGYTLEITGGSDDAGRPLNADVDGANLQEVLMDERQTGYKPRREGERRRITVRGGEVSDAVAQINAKVVDRGSADVEELLGDGESED, encoded by the coding sequence ATGGCAAGTTTCACTGTCGTCGTTGGCGATCCCGACTCGGGGATGGCCCACCAGCTTGAGGCGGACGATCAGGATGCAAACCGGTTCATGGGCAAGTCCATCGGTGACGAGGTAGACGGCGGTGCCGTCGGCCTCGACGGCTACACGCTCGAGATCACCGGCGGCTCCGACGACGCCGGCCGACCGCTGAACGCGGACGTCGACGGCGCGAACCTCCAGGAAGTGCTGATGGACGAACGTCAGACGGGCTACAAGCCCCGACGCGAGGGCGAGCGACGCCGCATTACGGTTCGTGGCGGCGAGGTCTCCGACGCCGTTGCCCAGATCAACGCCAAGGTCGTCGATCGTGGCAGCGCCGACGTCGAAGAGCTGCTCGGCGACGGCGAGAGCGAGGACTGA
- a CDS encoding DUF7112 family protein yields the protein MGDRVSNDHPSVRTVRTTLAETATGVRLEIPAADRDAIPVEEVVRLVLDGDELFARPERALTGEDVSIPGVYDSPRFARAPGDGEDRLSSWIDNHDVRVGGSVLLDVVEPDFLYGLRAPGETAVYEAREPPSDSLASIAEDLDESR from the coding sequence ATGGGAGACCGCGTCTCGAACGATCATCCGTCGGTTCGGACCGTCCGGACGACGCTCGCCGAGACGGCGACGGGCGTTCGGCTCGAAATACCGGCGGCCGATCGCGACGCTATCCCGGTCGAAGAGGTCGTCCGGCTCGTCCTCGACGGCGACGAGCTGTTCGCACGCCCCGAGCGGGCGCTGACCGGCGAGGACGTCTCGATTCCGGGCGTCTACGACTCGCCGCGGTTCGCCCGCGCTCCCGGTGACGGCGAGGATCGGCTGTCGTCGTGGATCGACAACCACGACGTCCGGGTCGGCGGCTCGGTCCTTCTCGACGTGGTCGAACCGGACTTTCTGTACGGACTGCGAGCGCCGGGCGAGACGGCGGTCTACGAGGCACGCGAACCGCCAAGCGATAGCCTGGCGTCGATCGCAGAAGACCTCGACGAGAGCCGGTGA
- a CDS encoding alkaline phosphatase family protein, giving the protein MDDGPSPQTLLVGIDAACDRILSPLFDDGELPTLESIYETGTSATLESQIPPWTASAWPSLYTGKNPGKHGVFGFLSFEGYDWDVVNATDVREPALWELLDRHGLSSVVVNVPVTSPPRTFDGALIPGYTAPEDPDCHPPGLLEDVREAVGEYRVYPDEDTADLAVAYRDCVRRRGEAFRYLLDRFEPDFGFLEFQATDSIFHERPDDEAAIRTIYREVDRQLEATLEEYEPSNVLVVSDHGMGPYEGREFRINEYLRETGYVETERGGGMPTWATVRDDALKAGEDAAQYDRSVAERAIAAAAGVGLTSQRLGAVLRRLGLEDAVATAVPSGLVTAGATSVDFAESTAYVRSRIELGVRLNLDGREPDGVVPPDAYEDVRSQLIDELRSVTTPEGDPVFETVQPRETYFNGPESEAAVDVVTVPADFEHFLSATLRNEQFGPPSEPWNHKLEGTFAARGVDVDHAIDLGHAHLFDVAPTVLATLDVPAGDRMDGRVLPCVERSGRQEYPRIDGDRSVETADEAVERRLADLGYLE; this is encoded by the coding sequence ATGGACGACGGACCCTCCCCCCAGACGTTGCTCGTCGGCATCGACGCGGCCTGCGATCGGATCCTGTCTCCCCTGTTCGACGACGGCGAGCTCCCGACCCTCGAGTCGATCTACGAGACCGGCACGAGCGCCACGCTCGAGTCACAGATCCCGCCGTGGACGGCCTCGGCGTGGCCGTCGCTCTATACGGGCAAGAACCCCGGCAAACACGGCGTCTTCGGCTTTCTCTCGTTCGAGGGCTACGACTGGGACGTGGTCAACGCGACCGACGTTCGCGAGCCGGCACTGTGGGAGTTGCTCGATCGCCACGGCCTCTCGAGCGTCGTCGTCAACGTCCCGGTGACGTCCCCTCCGCGGACGTTCGACGGGGCGTTGATTCCGGGCTACACCGCGCCGGAAGATCCCGACTGCCATCCGCCCGGCCTGCTCGAGGACGTCCGGGAGGCGGTCGGCGAGTATCGCGTCTACCCCGACGAGGACACAGCCGACCTCGCGGTCGCGTATCGCGACTGCGTTCGACGCCGCGGCGAGGCGTTTCGGTATCTCCTCGATCGGTTCGAGCCCGACTTCGGCTTTCTCGAGTTCCAGGCGACGGACTCGATCTTTCACGAACGGCCCGACGACGAGGCGGCGATCCGAACGATCTACCGCGAGGTCGACCGACAGCTCGAGGCGACGCTCGAGGAGTACGAGCCCTCGAACGTGCTCGTCGTCAGCGATCACGGGATGGGGCCGTACGAGGGACGGGAGTTCCGTATCAACGAGTACCTCCGCGAAACGGGCTACGTCGAGACCGAACGCGGCGGCGGGATGCCGACCTGGGCGACGGTGCGAGACGACGCTCTCAAAGCAGGCGAGGACGCCGCCCAGTACGATCGAAGCGTCGCCGAACGGGCCATCGCGGCCGCCGCGGGCGTCGGACTCACGAGTCAACGTCTGGGAGCCGTCCTCCGACGGCTGGGACTCGAGGATGCGGTCGCAACCGCCGTTCCCTCGGGGCTCGTCACCGCCGGGGCGACGTCGGTCGACTTTGCGGAGTCGACGGCGTACGTTCGATCGCGGATCGAACTCGGCGTGCGTCTCAACCTCGACGGTCGCGAGCCAGACGGCGTCGTTCCGCCCGACGCGTACGAAGACGTCCGGAGCCAGCTGATCGACGAGCTTCGGTCGGTCACGACGCCGGAGGGAGACCCCGTCTTTGAGACGGTCCAGCCCCGGGAAACGTACTTCAACGGGCCGGAGAGTGAAGCCGCCGTCGACGTCGTGACCGTCCCGGCAGACTTCGAGCACTTCCTCTCGGCGACGCTTCGGAACGAACAGTTCGGCCCGCCCTCGGAGCCGTGGAACCACAAACTCGAGGGAACGTTCGCGGCCCGGGGCGTCGACGTCGATCACGCCATCGATCTCGGACACGCTCACCTCTTCGACGTCGCGCCGACCGTCCTAGCGACGCTCGACGTCCCCGCCGGCGACCGGATGGACGGTCGAGTGCTCCCCTGTGTCGAACGATCCGGCCGGCAGGAGTATCCGCGGATCGACGGCGACCGGTCGGTCGAGACCGCAGACGAGGCCGTCGAACGACGACTCGCCGATCTGGGCTATCTCGAATGA
- a CDS encoding lipid II:glycine glycyltransferase FemX, with translation MSVEVRLATADDRERWNGYVAQSPQGTLCHEYEALEVQADHAGATLHPLIGYKGQEPVGLFPIFELRKGPVTTVFSPPPHLRVPYLGPAFLNMGKLKQRKRERRRQRFVDGCLEWIRSELNPRYGHVRTSTAVDDTRAFTWDGYHASPEYTYAVDLTLERDDLLMTFSSDARSNVRNADDDAYEIDVGGPEAIRRIHEQVEHRYESQGIGFDVPVAFVLDLAERSPNGHVRPYTLSVDGEFVGGILALEYGATTGRWMGGVRTDADVDLPTNDLLDWAIMADGLERGLETYDLVGADTRRINRYKAKFNPDLETYYSLEYGSWGMRTVASLYDSIK, from the coding sequence ATGAGCGTCGAGGTCAGACTCGCGACCGCGGACGACCGCGAGCGCTGGAACGGATACGTCGCACAGTCACCCCAGGGTACCCTGTGTCACGAGTACGAGGCCCTCGAGGTCCAGGCCGACCACGCCGGTGCGACGCTCCATCCGCTGATCGGGTACAAGGGACAGGAGCCGGTCGGTCTCTTTCCCATCTTCGAACTCAGAAAAGGGCCTGTGACGACCGTGTTCTCGCCACCGCCACATCTCCGGGTGCCGTATCTCGGGCCAGCGTTTCTGAACATGGGGAAACTGAAACAGCGAAAGCGCGAGCGTCGCCGACAGCGGTTCGTCGACGGCTGCCTCGAGTGGATCCGATCCGAACTGAACCCGCGGTACGGTCACGTCCGGACCTCGACGGCCGTCGACGACACGCGAGCGTTCACGTGGGACGGATACCACGCGAGCCCGGAGTACACCTACGCCGTCGACCTCACGCTCGAGCGAGACGATCTCCTGATGACGTTCAGCAGCGACGCCCGGAGCAACGTCCGCAACGCCGACGACGACGCCTACGAGATCGACGTTGGCGGACCCGAAGCGATCCGACGGATTCACGAGCAGGTCGAGCACCGCTACGAGTCCCAGGGGATCGGGTTCGACGTACCGGTCGCGTTCGTCCTCGATCTCGCCGAGCGCTCGCCGAACGGTCACGTCCGACCGTACACGCTCTCCGTCGACGGCGAGTTCGTCGGCGGCATTCTGGCGCTCGAGTACGGCGCAACCACGGGCCGGTGGATGGGTGGCGTACGAACCGACGCGGACGTCGACCTGCCGACGAACGACCTGCTCGACTGGGCGATCATGGCCGACGGACTCGAGCGCGGTCTCGAGACGTACGACCTCGTCGGAGCCGACACGCGCCGGATCAACCGGTACAAAGCGAAGTTCAACCCCGATCTGGAGACCTACTACAGCCTCGAGTACGGCTCGTGGGGGATGCGGACGGTCGCGTCGCTGTACGACAGCATCAAGTGA
- a CDS encoding DUF5807 family protein produces the protein MSDSRSAFLAGERHDDVALFLAESFVDDERLERFGERVDGGVVIVVEGDRGRNAFEAATGLDAMEFAGTAMDREGTVADDLAGGTCPDADGGDHDVQFVFAFTEAQNEEIGGIYAEGDVVHAYARCECGTAYSDRWNAGDVDGE, from the coding sequence ATGAGCGATTCACGGTCGGCATTTCTCGCGGGCGAACGACACGACGACGTCGCACTCTTTCTCGCCGAGTCGTTCGTCGACGACGAGCGCCTCGAGCGTTTCGGCGAACGCGTCGACGGCGGCGTGGTGATCGTCGTCGAGGGCGACCGCGGCCGAAACGCGTTCGAGGCGGCGACGGGACTGGACGCGATGGAGTTCGCGGGGACGGCGATGGACCGAGAGGGTACGGTTGCCGACGACCTCGCCGGCGGAACTTGCCCCGACGCCGACGGCGGCGACCACGACGTACAGTTCGTCTTCGCGTTCACCGAAGCACAGAACGAGGAGATCGGCGGCATCTACGCCGAGGGCGACGTCGTCCACGCCTACGCCCGGTGTGAGTGTGGAACGGCGTACTCGGATCGGTGGAACGCAGGCGACGTCGACGGCGAGTGA
- a CDS encoding DHH family phosphoesterase, translating into MYDELIADDDLPIARKSVLPGTGFFLPDDLEDDLEDEQAVAALEGAEAAVVADTDADGLACVALLREAYDDVRSVPEPEDDDEPGPDEPTEQLEPEPTPHRVALLPASPHDLEDQLARVGEYADEGIDLYVCDLCPDRYEYVADELEAALAVADHAAWYDHHQWDDDVADAVREAGVELVVGDSDSECSADVVYRSLEYEFGPMYEELAAVTRDHDLWLREDPRSDDLADYAYWTDPAEYTEVVREYGVSVPEWVEEYIAERRVEKEALIERAVSRAELREIGGYTVGITYGRCSQNEVAEAMREQGADASVIVKPAGSASIRGTDAFERCHEVAGLVGGGGHPKAAGCKPDVYDDMLDYAHHWTSRGAVTKQVILDAFEEVVGDEEAENESQS; encoded by the coding sequence ATGTACGACGAGCTCATCGCGGACGACGACCTCCCGATCGCCCGCAAGTCCGTCCTCCCGGGCACCGGCTTCTTTCTTCCCGACGACCTCGAGGACGACTTAGAGGACGAACAGGCCGTCGCCGCACTCGAGGGTGCGGAGGCTGCCGTCGTCGCCGACACGGACGCCGACGGCCTCGCCTGCGTCGCCCTGTTGCGGGAGGCCTACGACGACGTCCGGTCGGTTCCCGAACCCGAAGACGACGACGAGCCCGGACCCGACGAGCCGACAGAGCAACTCGAGCCCGAGCCGACGCCCCACCGGGTTGCACTGCTTCCAGCAAGTCCCCACGACCTCGAGGACCAGCTCGCTCGCGTCGGCGAGTACGCCGACGAGGGAATCGACCTCTACGTCTGTGACCTCTGTCCGGACCGCTACGAGTACGTCGCCGACGAACTCGAGGCCGCACTCGCGGTCGCCGATCACGCGGCGTGGTACGACCATCACCAGTGGGACGACGACGTCGCCGACGCGGTCCGGGAGGCGGGCGTCGAACTCGTCGTCGGCGACAGCGACAGCGAGTGTAGCGCAGACGTCGTCTACCGCTCGCTCGAGTACGAGTTCGGCCCGATGTACGAGGAACTGGCCGCGGTCACCCGGGACCACGACCTCTGGCTGCGCGAGGACCCTCGCAGCGACGACCTCGCGGATTACGCCTACTGGACCGACCCGGCCGAGTACACCGAGGTCGTCCGCGAGTACGGCGTTTCCGTGCCCGAGTGGGTCGAGGAGTACATCGCCGAACGACGCGTCGAGAAGGAGGCGCTGATCGAGCGCGCCGTCTCGCGGGCGGAACTTCGCGAGATCGGCGGCTACACCGTCGGCATCACGTACGGTCGCTGCTCGCAGAACGAGGTCGCCGAAGCGATGCGCGAACAGGGTGCGGACGCCTCGGTGATCGTCAAACCCGCCGGCTCGGCGTCGATTCGTGGCACCGACGCGTTCGAGCGTTGTCACGAGGTCGCCGGGCTGGTCGGCGGTGGCGGTCACCCGAAGGCGGCCGGCTGCAAGCCCGACGTGTACGACGACATGCTCGACTACGCCCACCACTGGACGAGCCGAGGAGCCGTGACGAAACAGGTCATTCTGGACGCCTTCGAGGAGGTCGTCGGCGACGAGGAAGCCGAAAACGAGTCTCAGTCCTGA